In one window of Candidatus Desulfofervidus auxilii DNA:
- a CDS encoding ATP-grasp domain-containing protein has translation MYIKSFNILIDCAGTATAISVIKGLKYQKKYNYKIITIDVDEFIAGRYLSDKFYVVPPANDPKAIEEVLKICKMENIHLFVPIFDLWLPTLSEHAEMFKDVGTFILISKPKTIYICFDKYKTYLFLRENNIPTPRTFTLDETIEKVENDEISFPIFIKPRKGGRASINALKINNKEELYYYIKKSENWIVQEHIDGVEYTIDCLNTLDGKKCLGAVVRKRIETKGGLSVKSEIVYDRELMDYAIKIGKKLEIIGPYNIQCFRDKHGNIYFTEINPRFAGTHAFTIIAGLNSIELILDMLNGMEPEPVFDKIRYGLKMVRFWNEIIIDKNEVYIPWAL, from the coding sequence ATGTATATAAAGAGTTTTAATATTTTAATTGATTGTGCTGGAACTGCTACAGCAATATCAGTCATAAAGGGATTGAAATATCAAAAGAAATATAACTATAAGATAATTACCATAGATGTTGATGAATTTATAGCTGGACGATATCTTTCTGATAAGTTTTATGTGGTGCCTCCAGCCAATGATCCAAAAGCTATTGAAGAAGTGTTAAAAATATGTAAAATGGAAAATATACATTTATTTGTGCCAATTTTTGATTTATGGCTGCCAACACTCTCAGAACATGCAGAAATGTTTAAAGATGTAGGAACTTTTATCTTAATCTCGAAACCAAAGACAATATACATATGCTTTGATAAATACAAAACATATTTATTCTTAAGAGAAAATAATATTCCTACTCCAAGAACATTTACATTAGATGAGACGATTGAGAAAGTGGAAAATGATGAGATATCATTTCCTATATTTATCAAACCAAGGAAAGGTGGAAGAGCGTCTATAAATGCTTTGAAAATTAATAATAAAGAAGAATTGTATTATTACATAAAAAAATCTGAAAATTGGATTGTCCAAGAGCACATAGATGGTGTGGAATACACTATAGATTGCTTAAATACACTTGATGGTAAAAAATGCCTAGGTGCAGTTGTAAGAAAAAGGATAGAAACTAAAGGAGGATTATCCGTAAAATCTGAGATTGTTTATGATAGGGAACTTATGGATTATGCCATTAAAATTGGAAAAAAATTAGAGATTATAGGACCTTATAACATTCAATGTTTTAGAGACAAGCATGGCAACATATACTTTACAGAAATAAACCCAAGATTTGCCGGAACTCACGCATTTACGATAATAGCCGGATTAAATAGCATAGAACTAATACTGGATATGCTTAATGGCATGGAACCTGAACCAGTGTTTGATAAAATAAGATATGGGTTGAAAATGGTTAGATTTTGGAAT